Below is a window of Candidatus Eisenbacteria bacterium DNA.
CGGAGGGGGCCGAGCCCCAGCTGGACTCGCTCAGGGGCGAAGTGGCATAGCGCACCGAATACGAGGCTGCGGTGCCGCTGTACCCGTCGTTTCCGGGCGCGGTCCAGCTCAAGGTGACGGTGCGGGTGATGGTCTGCGCGGGAAGCGTCCGAGGGGCGAGCAGGGCGCAGAGGGCCACGAGAGCCAGCGCGGGACTCCAGCGTCCAACCCGCACGTGAATTCGCGACGCCGCGCCGCCGGACGGTTGCCAGGGCAGGGATGCGGAAGTACGTTCGTCCATTCCTCGTCCACAGGATGCAAAGCAAGTGCCGCGTCGGGCAAATGAGCCCAGGCGCGCCTGATCGGTCGGGACGCTCGGTAAACGTGTTGCGGGGGTGTGGGTTCCCGGGTCGGGGCGGTGGGAGATCCGGGGATCCCGCTGACCGGGATCTGGCGGATGATGGACCAAATCCGTGCGGATCGCAAACCTTTTTGCTCATTGCACGACAGGTCGCAGGTTGTGGCGAGGCGGGAAACGTGGGCTGGTGGGGCCCGCGACGCCCGGCCAGTGGGGCTCGGGAAGCCCGGCCGATGGGGCGCGGCAGGCCCGGCCGGTGGGGCTCGGGAAGCCCGGCCGGTGGGGCGCGGGACCCTGGCCGGCGAGGCCGGAATCCGCTAGTCGGTGAAGCGGGCGCCGGGCCGGATCAGCTCCCGGGCGAAGCCCCAGGCGAAGCCCAGGTGGATCCCGGCGAAGATGAGCGGGAGCAGCGGATGCCCGCTCCCCCGCAGCGCCACCCCCGCGCTGGCCAGGAGGACGGCCGCGACGTAGGGCGCCCACCACGCGGCCGCCACCGCGGGCCAGGGCCCGTGCGCCATGACCGCCGCGAGTGCCAGGAGGATCCCGGCGGCGAAATAGGCGGTCGGCACGGGCACGGTGGGCCCCAGGGTGCGCGGGTGCTTCCGCCACAGCCGGGCCCGCCCCCGCCCGTACCGCTCGCACTGCCGCCACAGCGCGGGCAGGCTTTCCCGCGGGTAGTAGCGCACCGTGAACGCCGGTTCGGTCCGCGCGCGCAGCCCGGAGAGTTTCACGCGCTCGTTGAACTCCACGTCCTCGCAGGCGTCGAAGCGCTCGTCGTAGCCGCCGAGACGCTCCAGGAGGTCCCGGCGGTACGCGGCGCCGGAGCTGGAGGGGTCCACCTCCCCCGCCTGCTCGCGGTAGATCTCGGAGCCTCCCTGGTGGCCCAGCCACGAGGCGCGGGCGCCCGCCACGGCGGACTGGAAGGCCGTGAGCCCGGGTGGATCGAGCGGC
It encodes the following:
- a CDS encoding glycosyltransferase, with translation MLDEERFLPATLAMLLAQDLPERDYEVLVVDGGSRDGTRACVERIAAAHPGVRLLENPARVSSAGRNVGWRAARAPHVLFVDGHVHLADARLLSASLAAFEAGASALARAQPLDPPGLTAFQSAVAGARASWLGHQGGSEIYREQAGEVDPSSSGAAYRRDLLERLGGYDERFDACEDVEFNERVKLSGLRARTEPAFTVRYYPRESLPALWRQCERYGRGRARLWRKHPRTLGPTVPVPTAYFAAGILLALAAVMAHGPWPAVAAAWWAPYVAAVLLASAGVALRGSGHPLLPLIFAGIHLGFAWGFARELIRPGARFTD